The sequence GCGTTCCAATAAGTCCACCGCGATCAGCGGCGGACGCTCCGGCAGATTTGCCAAGGACTGCGAAACGGATTCGATCTGTTGGGTGTAACCGGGGTCTCTTTGGGGTAATAATGAGACGATTTCTTGCGTTCGTTCCACCGACGCCAGTTTGACGAATTCCGCTTTGCGTCGCAGCAATTCTTCGCGGGTGGGGGCGATGGATATCGCGTACCATACGCTTTGTTCGCTTTGTTGCAGTAATTTTTGCTCCCAGGCGACGCTTTCCAGTCCCTGCGGTTGAAGATTAAGCAGATTGTAATCGTACCACAATCGGGGCAGGCCCCACGCCAGCGCGGCTGTTGCCAATAGACCCGCGAACATGGTCATTCGGGGCAAATTCCACAAGGGAAAAAAGAGCCGGTGGACCGGCAGCGCCACGGGAAGGGATGCTCCCCAGCGGCTCCGATCAACCAGATATAAGCAAACGGGCAAGATATAAAGCTGGGCGATCGCGCATAAAATCAACCCCCCTCCCGCGATGATTCCCAACTCCGCCACTCCGGTAAAGCTGGTACACGCCGCCGAGAAAAACGCGATGGCCGTGGTAACCGCTCCCGTGAATATTCCGGGCCCCACCGCGGTCGAGGTGTTTAGTATCGCCTGGGTCGGGTCCTCCCCCTGGGCGCGATATTGCAAATAGCGCGCGACATAATAGGTGCCGTAGTCTATTCCCACGCCAATTAACGTGGCGGTAAACGTGACACTCAGGATATTTAAATGTCCCACGGCCAACGTGGCAAATCCAAACGACCACGCCATGCCCAATAGTAATACCAGATTGGCTAAGAGGGCATGCCGCACCCCGCCAAAACCGGCGATAATGATAACTAACACGCCAGCCAAGGAGATCACACTGCCCCAAAGCATGGAATCCTGGCTGGCCCGCATTTCGTCATTTTCCATGACCGGCAGGCCCGTTAACCCCAAACCCACTCCGGGAAATTTCAGCCGGATCCGCGCCAACAATCCGCGTAATTCGTCGGTCGCTTCGCTGTACGGGGCGAGCTTGTTATTTCCCGGATCTAGCCGCAACAGCACAAAACCCAGCCGTCCATTGGGGCTGAGCAGATATTCGGCATGGGTCTGGCTAAGCGTGGTGACGGCGGCGGGCAGATCCGGCCAAGGGGAAGGATATTCCGCGGACGATCCCTCAAACACCCGTATCAGGCAATTTAAGTAATGCCGCAAATTAGCCTGTGCGGCGATGGCGGGGGGCGCGTCTCCGCCAGCCAGGGTTTGGCACCGCCACACCAGTCCCCCCAAAGTCTTACTGACTTGCAAGCGGGTCCATTCCCCCTGGACAATAGCGGTGGATTCCGGCAAGGACTGTTGTAGCTGGGTAAGTTCCTCGGGTTCGAGATAATACAGCCCCTTGGAGCGAATTTTGGATAGATCGACCTCATGCAAGACCGAGCGAAACAAGCGATGGTCGCGGTTGAGTTCCTCCGACACCTCGCGCAGCACGGGAATTAATTCTTCGCGGCTATGCCCCTCGACGACAATGACGGCATCGTCTTGTTCGCCAAATTCATGGACAAACTCGGTCCATAATCGTTGGTAATCACTATGGGGGTCAATCAAGTCCGTGCGGCCGGATTTGTATCCCAAAGCCAGAACGGTATAAATGGTGGCCAATAATCCCAAACCGACCGCCACGCCCAGCGTGGTCCAGGAATACCGCAAAAGTACCGGCATGGGGCGCGTGAGGGCCCAAACGATCCAATTAAGTCGGGGGTGGGACTGGTCCGCTGCCGTCATTGCGCCTCCATGCGCAGTCGGTAAATAACCAAACGAAAGCTGTCATTGCTAGCACGCCCGCGCGGCGGTCTAGCCAAGCGGCTGTATTGTAAACGCTAGCGGCATGGCTTTCCAAGAGAGCTTTTATGGCGTGGTCTAGGCGGCGGGCGGATCGGTAAGAATCATCCAGGAAACGCCAAATTTATCGGCGACCATTCCAAATCCCGGCGAAAAAAAGGTTGATCCAAAGGGCATTTGCACTTGGCCCCCCGGTTCGAGGGCCTGAAATGCCCGCTGGGCATCCGCCACGGTAGGGAAATTGAGTGATAGCGAAATTCCCTGAAATCGCGGCTGGCCCGAATTCATCCCATCCGACGCCATCACCGTGCTATCGCCGATTTTTACTACGCAATGCATGATTTTATCCTCGGCGTCAGGGGGGATTGAGCCGGGAGGAGCGTCCGGGTTTTCCCTGAATCGCATCAGCATGGTCACGGTGGCGCCCAGCGCTTGTTCATAAAAGCGCAGCGCTTCCTCGCAATGTCCATCAAAAAACAGATACGGTTCGATTTTCATGGGTTGAAATCATGTTTTGTTGGTGTTAGATGGAAAACGAAGGGGCGCACGATAACTAACTTCCCCGCGAAAATCCGCCAAATATTGTGCTAGCGGGAATTCGGTGCGTCATCATTCTGTTTCTTACTGTTATAGCGATACTACGGTTCCACCGACTTCTGCTTTTCTTGAATCGGGGGAGGGGGTGATACGGTGGAAACAGGTGGGGTGCTGGGAATCGTCGCCGCAGCATCCCCCGTGGCGGGCGGATTTGCGGGCGGGGGCGCGTCATCTCCCTTGCCGCTGGGAGTATCCATCCCAATTCCTGCCTCGGCCTCGCAAATCGTTTTTAACTGGGCCAAACCTTTTTCAAAATCCTTCCCCACCATTTCGTCCATGTTGATAAACAGGCTGACCGCTTTTCCCAGGAAGTCATTTTTGCCACTCATTTTCCAGGTGACGATGGTGCCGGTCCCGTCGGGGACAAAATCAAACTCCACGTCATTTGTACCCGCAAACGGGCGCACAAATTCCAACCGCATGTCGATTTCCTGTCCAGGCAGGCTATTGGTGATGGTCATTTTTCCTTCGCCGACATCGCTGTTGCCATTCCAGCTATATTCCGCCCCTTTGCCGGCCGCGGGGCCGGCATAGGTGGTTTTCATTTGGGGATCTTTTTTGGCCCAGGGGGACCAATCTTCCCATTCGCGCAGGTTGTTCACCTGGGCAAAGACGACTTGCGACGGCGCGGCGATTTTGGCCGTGCGAACCACTTGAAAGTTCGTCGGCTGTAATCCCACGGTTAAAAAAAACACGCCGATGATCAACATCACGCCCAATAACGCGCGCTTCCACCACATAAAACGCTCCCTAAAGATAAATGTCGGCACATGAAACTTTTCGCTTGTGCGCGGAATTGGCCGCTCGCGCACTGTCAACGCCTCGATTCGGATGAGCTATAGTGCACTAGCCCACGGTCACAGCGGCAAAAAATTGCGGGCAAATGCTTCGCAGGCGTTGGCCCCAATTTGAATCGATCACATTGATACTGCGTTAGTTTAACTTTTTGGTGGTTTAGAAGCTAGCGAAAAATAGTGGACGTTATCCCCTTGTCCTAATGGCATATTTTGCTTGCCGCAGCCGCGGCGTGTCCCCTACAATGGGGCCTTGCAAGAATGACGACACTCTTTTCGCACGGCCAGCTATCCCTAGCCGTCTGTGTTGCCGTTTTAACCTGTGGATTTCATGGAACAACGACGTAATTTCTCTGCCGCGGTGATTCAATTGCAATCCACGCCAGAAACCCCCGCCAATATCGCCCGCGCGGAAAAATGGGTCGCCCTGGCCGCGGCGGAAAACGCGCGGTTGGTGGTCCTGCCCGAGCTATTTGCCTGTTATGGTGACCTTGAACTAACCGTCAACCAGGCGGAACCGCTCGACGGACCGTTGGTAACGCAGATGCGACACTGGGCGGAAAAAGCTGGGATTTGGCTGGTTGCGGGTAGTATTGCCGAACGCGCTGGGGAATCCGTTTTTAACACAACCGTCACCCTGGACCCCAAGGGAAACGTGGTCGGCACGTACCGTAAACGGCACATGTTCAATATTGACCTGGCGCAGCGGGTTAGTAGTTGCGAATCGAAATTTTTTGCGGCCGGAGACGCTTTGTCCCAACTTCCGACGCCCCTGGGTCAGTTGGGTGTTTCGATTTGCTACGATTTGCGTTTTCCCGAACAATTCCGTGAATTAGCCAGCTTGGGGCTGGAAATTTTGGCGATTCCCGCCGCATTTACCCAGACGACGGGGCGCGATCATTGGGAGTTGCTCGTGCGCGCCCGCGCGCTTGAAAATCAATGCTATGTCTTAGCCGCGAATCAGGTGGGAGAACATTCGCCGCTGATGAGCAGTTATGGGCATTCCTGTATTGTTGATCCCTGGGGGACTGTCTTGGCTATGTTGCGGGAACCGGTCGAAGGGTTCGTGCTAGCGGAAATTGATTGGGAATTTTTATCCACGGTGCGCCGACAATTACCGGCGTTACAACATCGCCGCGGCATATCAACCACATAAAAATTCGCGCGTTGCATATCGCTAAATTGGAAAATCTCAAGTCCCTGATTGTGGGAAAATTACAAAAAAGAATTCCTGGTTCCCATTGCTTGACAAAAAACAAATGCTTTTGAAAATGAGCAAAGCCATCCGAGTTTTTGCTAACTCGAGCACATCTCAAAAAGCAGAGTATGCACTGGAGTAAATTTTGCAAAAACTTTAATAATGTTATGGTGTTGCATGGTTAGTAAGGATTTACCCCAGGACGCACTGGTGAAAGGCATGTACCGGGTTAGAGAAAACAGCGCGCCACAACGTGCTGATTGTTACACACACGATTGATACAAAAAAATTGGGGGGCGACGACCCAGGGATTGAACTGTCGACGGCCACCAAAGTGACACGCTTGACCGGGGATACGGATGTCCCTCCCACTTTTTTTGTTGCGCGGCCTGATTGTAACAAGCGAATGACTTGTCAAATGCTGGGCATTCGGCAAAAATGACGCAAGTTAACGAACAAGCTTCCCAATAGCGGGTTGCCCGCTATTTTCCTGTTGATTCTTGCGGTCGCCCCACAGGTTTTTTTTTAAGTTGCGTTTTTTTTAATCACAAAAATTTATGCCCCGGGCGCTCATCGGTTTAGGTGCCAGTTTGGGGGACCGCGCGGCCACCTTAGCCAGCGCGCTGGATGGGTTGCGGGCCTACTCGACCAATACACCACTTTGCTCTAGCCGCTTTTTCGAGACAGCCCCCTTGGGGGGGGATGGCTGGCAACCCTCGTATCTCAATGCCGCGGCGGTGATTGATACCAGCCTGCCAGCCATGGATTTGCTGCGGCAGCTACAGCTGATTGAGCACCAACATGGTCGGGTGCGAACCGCCGGAAAAGTCTGGGAACCGCGTACGCTGGACCTGGATTTGCTGCTATTCGATCAAGAAATTCTGTTGACACCCACCTTTACCGTACCACACCGGTGGTTGGCCTTTCGCGATTTTGCGCTGGAGCCGGCGGTGGAAATAGCGGCTGACTGGCGGCATCCCATTTTTGGATTGACTCTATGGGAACTGCGCAATCGTCTGCGGGATGCCGCGGGGTGGTTGCTGATTACCGGCGATGATGATGAGCAGCTATTTTATCTGGCAATTTCCCTGGCCTTTCACGATGTCGACCAATCCGGCAAGGAGGTAATTGTGAATTTGCCCTTCGAATGCGAGGAGCTTATCCATACAGATCTTGTGGAAATCAATGCGGCTAGAAGTGTAGTAAAGGATTACCAGCTAAAAATAAAAGCGGGGGTGCCCACGCGGCGAATCACCGCCTGTTTACCAAATTCATCTCAGTTGACGAAATATGATTGGTTTCAGTTGATTGTCACCCCCCTGGGTGCGCATTTAATTTTTCCCATCATGCGTGCAGAACTCCCCTTCCCCACGGCGCGGCTCTGTTTATACAAAGATGCAGAAGCGATGGATGCCGCCTATTTGCAAGCATCATGCCGAAGCCGGGATTTGCCAGCGGAGCTGGCAACCTGGGATGAGAAGTCCGGAGACGGGTGCGTTATTCCGACATTGTGGATTGCCGCTGAGGACCAGGACCAGATCATTCGAGAAGCCGCCACCCTGTGGGAGGCGATCTGCGGCTCTGCAGTGACTTAAAGCAGTTTTTTTTTCTGCGACACATTTCGATATTGGTTATACTACTAAAGCAGGCAAATTATGGATTCTTCGTATTCTTTGGCATGACATGAGTTCTCCCCGCTTGATTACCTCGGTCGCGGAACTGCGCGAAATTAGCCGCGCGGCCAAGTTCGCTGGCCAAACGGTCGGGCTAATTCCCACCATGGGGGCCTTACACGCCGGACATGTCAGCTTGGTGGCAGCGGCGGCCCAAAGTTGTCAATGCGTGATTGTCAGCATCTTTGTAAATCCGACGCAGTTCGCTCCGCATGAAGATTTGCAAAAGTACCCCCGCGATTTAGCGGCAGATTTGCAACTGCTGGCGCCGCATCACGTGGCAGCTGTCTTTGCCCCGACCGTGGAACAAATGTATCCCGCTAATTTTCAAACCGCTGTCACGGTGCAGGAACTAAGCCAACCCTGGGAAGGGGTGGTTCGACCCACGCATTTTAGTGGCGTGGCGACGGTGGTATTAAAATTATTTTTGGCGGCGGAGCCGGATTATGCCTACTTTGGACAAAAAGATTACCAGCAACTGGCGGTAATCCGGCAAATGACCGCCGATCTGGCGTTACCGGTGCAGATTGTGGGCTGCCCCATTATTCGGGATGCCGATGGCTTGGCGCTGAGCTCACGAAACCAGTATCTGACCGCGGAGCAACGCGAACAGGGGTTGGCCCTCTCCCGTGCCTTGGGCGTGGCGGCGGAAATGGTCCAACGTGGCGAGCGGGATGGCGCGGAATTATCATCAGCCCTGCATGATATTTTGGCCAGTGCGGATTTGACCGTGGATTACGCGGTGATTGTCGATGCCACGACGCTAGCGCCCCTAGCGCGTTTGGATCGTCCCGCGGTGGCTCTGGTCGCCGCCCGGGTGGGATCCACCCGCCTGATTGATAATCGCTTGCTTGATCCTATGCCCGCGCCGCGGGTCGTTTAGCCATCCGCCATGCCCGTTATTCCCCGTTATCGGCCAGATGTCCAGCTTCCCCCATATGGCTATGTGACGGGATTGTGGCCCCACCCGCTTAATCATCCAGAGGGGCACAGCCATCAAAGCCCCCATCCGCTCTTGTCGGATCCTGCGCGTCAAGCGGATATTTTTACGGTTGATCCACGCCCGTGGTCTGTGGAAATACCGGAGAGGCAAGAGTTTTTATACGCGCTCGATCTCTTTAACCACGGTTACTATTGGGAAGCCCACGAAGCTTGGGAAGGCTTGTGGCAGGCCGCTCGAAAAATTCCCTCCCCCGCCAGCCTAGCTCCGGCGGAGGGTCTTGCGCCCGCGGCGATTCTGGCATTGTTTTTTCAGGCATTAATCAAGCTGGCCGCCGCCGGTGTCAAAGCGCGCGAAGGACGCGGCGTGGGCGTAGCGCGGCATCTGCGCCGCGCGGCGGAGTTATTAGACCTGGTTACCCTCCGCGTTGCGCCGCGGGAAGAATTGTGGGGGCTGAATCTGACGGAATTGCGACACTTCAGCGTTAAATGGCGGTCAATTCCTTTGCCACCGCTGGTCGGACGGGAGCAACCGGTGCTGGTTGTCTGGCCGGAGCAACTGCGCCTGCGGGACTTGCCACTGGAGGGAACTCCTGAATAATAGAAGAATGCCGCAACTTTATTAATTGTTGGCCTGTCCAATCTCGCGCGGCCCCCCACATTGCTGGAAAAAATACGATGAATGCCGGATATGTCTCGCCAGAACAATCGGCCAAAACACCACCAGTAAAAGAAAAGCTCGGCCCGATTGCCCGCAACTTGGGGAATATCGTGCTGTTCTGGATGTTGTTTTTGGTGGGGGCAATACTAATCACACAATATTATGTTGAAGATCAGACCGCTATAGCCAATCTGGTGTTGCAGGCCGGGACCGCCCTGATTGTCCTGACGATTTGTCTTTATTCGCTGGCACAATCCAGTCTGGGCCTGTGGCGATTTTTTCCCACCTTGCTAACAGCCGCTGGACTGGGGGTCTTTTTTTACTTTTATCAGTATGCCGGGAATACCGGGAATATGCGGTTGATCTTTGTCCGCCGAGGGCAATTGCCCCCCCCCGCCAAGGTGGCGGATCTTAACCCCGCCCAGCAAGCCCCCGTCGCCGAGCCTCCCCGCAGCGGCAATGACTTTCCCCAGTTTTTAGGCCCCCGGCGCGATCAAGTCTTGACCGGCACGCGCATCAATCCCGTTTGGACCGCCAATCCGCCGAAGCTGATGTGGAAGCATCCCGTCGGCCAAGGGCTAACGGGATTTGCCGTGGTGGACTGGCGGGCGATCACGATGGAACAGCGTGAGTTGCAGGAATGCGTGATTTGCTACCACGTGCGGACGGGGGAAATCTTGTGGGTGCACCAGCATCCCAACGAGCATTATCAGTTCAATGTCGGTTGGAATGGTCCCCGCTCGACGCCGACCATTCATAACGGCCGCGTTTATGCCCAGGGGGCGGCGGGCAAGCTGGTCTGCCTGGATTTACAAACCGGTGATTTGCAGTGGGAAAAGGAGATTCTCAACGCCGATCCCAAGAATATTCCCGAATGGGGCAAAGCGAACTCGCCGCTGATCGTGGATAATCAATTGATCGTGGTGGGGGGATTGCGCACCGACGACCCGGAAAAGTTTTTACGCTCGCTGATTTCTCTTGACCCCGTCACGGGAAACGAACTCTGGGCCGTGGATGGTCATTTTGGCAGTTATGCCTCTCCCGCCGTGGCGACGCTGGGGGGGGTGCGGCAAATTATCATTGTCAATCAAAATTGGATTGATGGGCATGACCTGCAAACGGGAGCACTGCTATGGAGTTATCCCTGGCCTGGTAGAACCAACGCCGACGCCAACACCGCCCAGGCGTTCGCGGTCAATGAACAGCAAGTGTTTGTTTCCAAGGAATACGGCGTGGGGGCCGCGCTGTTTAATGTTCACAAAACGGAGGATGACAAATGGCGCGCCACGCTAGAGACCGTTAATGACCTGGCCGGTTGGGCCAAGCCCGTGCTAAAGACCAAGGTCAACAATGTCAGCCGCGTCGGCGAGCATGTCTATGGATTTAACAACGAAGTATTGGAATGTGTGGAGTTAGCCACGGGCAAGTCCCTCTGGAGAAAGCGGGGGGATTTTGGCAGCGGACAATTGCTGGTGGTAGAGGATAAACTTTTGATCCAGACCGAAGATGGCCAAGTCGTCCTGGCCGCCGCCAACCCGCAAAAGTACCAAGAGTTTGGCCGGTTTCAGGCGATTACCGGCGAACCGTGTTGGAATCCGCCAGCCTTTGCCGCGCCGTATGTGTTAATTCGCAATTGGCAAGAAGCGGCCTGTTATGAACTGCCGTGCGAATCAGTTGATCCCGCGGATGATAAGCAGGTCGATCCCCCGGCAGCTGTCGAACAGAAGTAACGGCTCGCTATTTGGCATATCTTTAGCGGGTGGATAAATACGCCACGCACCTTTGAGGATATGTCTTTTTAATTATGCTATTGCTGTAATTCTTATGATGGAACCCACCGCGGGATCGCTAGCAAATAAAATCGCCGTCGTCACCGGCTCCTCCAGTGGGATCGGCAGGGCAACGGCGCTGGCCCTGGCCGGCGCTGGGGCGCACGTGCTGGTCCATGCCGCGCGAAATCTCTCCGGTGCCCAGGAGACCGCCGCGACGATTCAACGCCTGGGTCGGCAGGCCACGGTGCTCTTGGCGGATTTGCAAACGCACGCCCAGCAGGACCGCTTTGTCGAGGAAGCGTGGGCCTGGCGGGGACGGGTCGATCTTTTGGTCAATAACGCGGGGGCGGATGTCCTGACCGGCGCGGCGGCAAAGCTGGGGTTTGAGGAAAAGCTAGAACTATTGTGGCGGGTCGATGTGACGGCCACGCTGCGCCTCAGTCGGCAAATCGGACGGCAAATGCGCGACGCGGGAGGGGGCGTGATCATTAACACCAGTTGGGATCAGGCGGAATATGGCATGGCGGGGGATAGTGGTGAATTGTTTGCCGCGACCAAAGGAGCGGTGGCGGCATTGACGCGCAGCTTGGCACGTTCCCTGGCGCCGTTGGTGCGGGTCAACGCGGTCGCCCCGGGTTGGATCAAGACTGCCTGGGGAGAAACCGCCAGCGCGCCTTGGCAGACCCGCGCCGCGGCGGAGGCGCTCTTAAACCGCTGGGGAACGCCCGAGGATGTCGCCCGGGCGACGCTGTACTTATGCTCTCCCGCGGCGGAGTTTATCACCGGCCAAGTTTTGCCGGTGAACGGCGGTTACCGCGGCGCGGCTGATTTTGTGGAAACGCGCGATTGAGTTAAACTTTAGTCATACCCTGTCTCTCTCACTTGTTGGTCCGCGCGCGGATTTTCATGCACATCCACTTTGTCACCGGTTGCCTGGCCGAACCCGCGCTGCGCGGGGTGTTGGGCGCATTAGCTCCGCATGCGGGGTTTGCGTATTCGGTGCAGGTGTTACCCATCACCGTGGCCGCGCTCATGACGCCAGCGTGGATTGCTCCCCGGCTGGTGGTGCCCCCCGAGGCTGATCAAGTGTTGCTCCCCGGCTATTGCGGCGGTGATCTGGCTCCGCTGAACGCGGTCTGCGCCGTCCCGGTCGTGATTGGCCCGCGCGACCTGCGCAAGCTGCCGCAGTTTTTTGGCCAAGACCCACATCAGGATTATGGCGGTTATAACATCCAAATCTTGGCCGAAATCAACCATGCCCCGCGCTTGGCAAGGGCAGAGATCTTGGCCATGGCGCGGCAACTGGCGGCGGATGGGGCGGACCTGATTGACCTGGGCTGCGACCCAAATCACATTTGGACCGACGCGGGGGATACGGTGCGGCGGCTACGGGACGCGGGTTTGCGGGTCTCGATCGACAGCCTGGAACCGGCAAACATTGCTCCAGCGGTCGCGGCGGGGGCGGAACTGGTGTTGTCCGTCAATAGCTCCAATCGCCAGCACGCCGCGGATTGGGGGTGCGAGGTCGTGGCGATTCCCGACCAACCGACGGACATGGATAGCCTCGACCGGACGGTGGAATATCTGGCAGCGCGGAATGTGCGGCTGCGGCTGGATCCCATTTTGGAACCGATCGGCTTTGGCTTTGCCGCCAGTTTGCAACGCTACGCCGTCGCGCGACAACGGTATCCCGACGCGGAAATGCTCATGGGTATTGGCAATCTTACCGAATTGACGGATGCCGATTCCGCCGCGATCAATTTGCTGCTTTTGGCCTATTGCCAAGAACTGGGGATCCGCGGCGTCCTGACCACGCAAGTGATCAACTGGGCGCGTGGCAGCGTGCGCGAATGCGACCTGGCCCGCCGGGCGGCGTATTATGCCGTGGAAAAGCGGACCCTGCCAAAACATTTGGAACCGCGACTGGTCCCTTTGCGTGGCGATCCTCCCCGGCCCTTCGGCGAAGAAAACCTCATCCAGTTGGCCGCCAGTCTGCGGGATAATAACTACCGCATCTTTGCCGAAGCGGGGCAGATCCACCTGCTCTGGGCGGGGCACCACCTGAGCGGGGGCGATCCATTTGAGTTATTTGCGCGGCTTTTAGACACGCGGCCGACAAATATTGACGCGGGACACGCGTTTTACCTGGGTTATGAATTTTGCAAAGCGGTCACGGCCTTGACATTGCATAAACATTACGAGCAAGACACCGCGCTCAACTGGGGTTATTTGACAAAAGAGGAACAACACCACCGTCTTAGCCGTCGTAGCGCGCGCGAACGCCTCGAACAGCGGCAAAGCGAGGCGGAACAAGCGGCTCCTCCCCTGTCTGATACGGCGGCGGATGCGGAATCCCGGGGCATGTTATGACGCTTCCCCGCGTGATTGAGCTAAATCCCCCACCCGATGTCGCGGCTTGTCTGGAACGGTTTCGGACATTGCCCTATTGCCTGTTACTTGACAGCGCGCGGCGGCATGCGCGGTTGGGCCGGTACTCGTTTTTGATGGCGGATCCCTTGCGAGTGTTGCATCTGGAGTCCGTGAATAATTTGAACGGTCGCGAGGCAAACGCGGATTTATTTGCCCAGGCCCAGCGATTGGGAGAGCAATATCCGGCGAAGGATGAGGAGCCGGGCGTCGTCCCTTTTACCGGCGGATTGGCCGGATTTTGCAGTTATGATCTCAATCGCGCGCTGGAACGACTCCCCGCGCCCCGGTTCGACGAGTTTCAGCTTCCCCTGGCCGTACTGGGCGTGTATGACGTGGTTCTGGCATGGGATCATGTTGCCGGTAGGGCATGGTTGATTTCGCGGGGTTGGCCCCCGGAGGGTGGTCCCGGCAGTGCGCAGCGGGCAACGGATAGATTACGCCAGTTTCAAAAGATTTTGTCAGCCGCGCGAGCCATGCCCGATGTGCAATCGCCAGCCGCGGCCAATATTTCCGACCTAACGATTGCCGACTTGTGTATTGCCGGTCCGCTGCCCGGTTATCCGATGGTGTGGAGTAATTTTAGTCGCGAGCAATATACAGGGGCTATCGAGCAAGCCCGCGAGTACATTTGCGCGGGAGATATTTTTCAGGTCAATCTCGCTCAGCGATTGCTAACACCCGTGCGCGAACCAGCGTGGCAAATGTATGCCCGATTGCGGATGGCGAATCCCGCGACCTTTGGGGGATATTTTGATTTTGGCGCGGGGCAGATCTTGAGCGCGTCGCCCGAGCGTTTTTTACGGGTGCGGCGGGGTAAGGTCGAAGCGCGACCCATCAAAGGGACCCGCCCCCGGTCGCCGTGGCCCGAGGCGGATCTCTTTGCCGGCGATGAATTATTGGCTAGTGAAAAGGATCGGGCGGAAAACGTGATGATCGTG comes from Pirellulales bacterium and encodes:
- a CDS encoding MMPL family transporter codes for the protein MPVLLRYSWTTLGVAVGLGLLATIYTVLALGYKSGRTDLIDPHSDYQRLWTEFVHEFGEQDDAVIVVEGHSREELIPVLREVSEELNRDHRLFRSVLHEVDLSKIRSKGLYYLEPEELTQLQQSLPESTAIVQGEWTRLQVSKTLGGLVWRCQTLAGGDAPPAIAAQANLRHYLNCLIRVFEGSSAEYPSPWPDLPAAVTTLSQTHAEYLLSPNGRLGFVLLRLDPGNNKLAPYSEATDELRGLLARIRLKFPGVGLGLTGLPVMENDEMRASQDSMLWGSVISLAGVLVIIIAGFGGVRHALLANLVLLLGMAWSFGFATLAVGHLNILSVTFTATLIGVGIDYGTYYVARYLQYRAQGEDPTQAILNTSTAVGPGIFTGAVTTAIAFFSAACTSFTGVAELGIIAGGGLILCAIAQLYILPVCLYLVDRSRWGASLPVALPVHRLFFPLWNLPRMTMFAGLLATAALAWGLPRLWYDYNLLNLQPQGLESVAWEQKLLQQSEQSVWYAISIAPTREELLRRKAEFVKLASVERTQEIVSLLPQRDPGYTQQIESVSQSLANLPERPPLIAVDLLERLGAQLATLQAQWERQPDSAGLAQQCAQLRDLLRRLPPAECYARLSAFQQNSAGELLSRLHLLKSVANPAPPRLSDLPDSLVDRFVGQNGQYLLKIYGRGNIWNMAALQKFVADVRKIDPRATGNPLQAYEASRDMKRSFEQAAIYALVVIAVVLWLDFQNVWHCCLAALPLILGMLQTFGMLAWINQPLNPANMIALPLIMGIGIDYGVHIVHNYLEQPGRYHMTPATALAIMVDALTTIIGFGSLMLASHQGLHSLGRVLTLGITFCTLTSMVLLPILLRWLSTTRHKNAAPTMEREIHNPLITNSSHLDPMPEANSLPLELLALGRIVQQPPVAPAELRVSWLQNQEAKPVIPPHETTSSPSIAQATQEEFKQVSGELPLENIAPDSVNQQRAA
- a CDS encoding VOC family protein — its product is MKIEPYLFFDGHCEEALRFYEQALGATVTMLMRFRENPDAPPGSIPPDAEDKIMHCVVKIGDSTVMASDGMNSGQPRFQGISLSLNFPTVADAQRAFQALEPGGQVQMPFGSTFFSPGFGMVADKFGVSWMILTDPPAA
- a CDS encoding SRPBCC family protein is translated as MWWKRALLGVMLIIGVFFLTVGLQPTNFQVVRTAKIAAPSQVVFAQVNNLREWEDWSPWAKKDPQMKTTYAGPAAGKGAEYSWNGNSDVGEGKMTITNSLPGQEIDMRLEFVRPFAGTNDVEFDFVPDGTGTIVTWKMSGKNDFLGKAVSLFINMDEMVGKDFEKGLAQLKTICEAEAGIGMDTPSGKGDDAPPPANPPATGDAAATIPSTPPVSTVSPPPPIQEKQKSVEP
- a CDS encoding carbon-nitrogen hydrolase family protein, producing MEQRRNFSAAVIQLQSTPETPANIARAEKWVALAAAENARLVVLPELFACYGDLELTVNQAEPLDGPLVTQMRHWAEKAGIWLVAGSIAERAGESVFNTTVTLDPKGNVVGTYRKRHMFNIDLAQRVSSCESKFFAAGDALSQLPTPLGQLGVSICYDLRFPEQFRELASLGLEILAIPAAFTQTTGRDHWELLVRARALENQCYVLAANQVGEHSPLMSSYGHSCIVDPWGTVLAMLREPVEGFVLAEIDWEFLSTVRRQLPALQHRRGISTT
- the folK gene encoding 2-amino-4-hydroxy-6-hydroxymethyldihydropteridine diphosphokinase encodes the protein MPRALIGLGASLGDRAATLASALDGLRAYSTNTPLCSSRFFETAPLGGDGWQPSYLNAAAVIDTSLPAMDLLRQLQLIEHQHGRVRTAGKVWEPRTLDLDLLLFDQEILLTPTFTVPHRWLAFRDFALEPAVEIAADWRHPIFGLTLWELRNRLRDAAGWLLITGDDDEQLFYLAISLAFHDVDQSGKEVIVNLPFECEELIHTDLVEINAARSVVKDYQLKIKAGVPTRRITACLPNSSQLTKYDWFQLIVTPLGAHLIFPIMRAELPFPTARLCLYKDAEAMDAAYLQASCRSRDLPAELATWDEKSGDGCVIPTLWIAAEDQDQIIREAATLWEAICGSAVT
- the panC gene encoding pantoate--beta-alanine ligase, whose translation is MSSPRLITSVAELREISRAAKFAGQTVGLIPTMGALHAGHVSLVAAAAQSCQCVIVSIFVNPTQFAPHEDLQKYPRDLAADLQLLAPHHVAAVFAPTVEQMYPANFQTAVTVQELSQPWEGVVRPTHFSGVATVVLKLFLAAEPDYAYFGQKDYQQLAVIRQMTADLALPVQIVGCPIIRDADGLALSSRNQYLTAEQREQGLALSRALGVAAEMVQRGERDGAELSSALHDILASADLTVDYAVIVDATTLAPLARLDRPAVALVAARVGSTRLIDNRLLDPMPAPRVV
- a CDS encoding DUF309 domain-containing protein, which codes for MPVIPRYRPDVQLPPYGYVTGLWPHPLNHPEGHSHQSPHPLLSDPARQADIFTVDPRPWSVEIPERQEFLYALDLFNHGYYWEAHEAWEGLWQAARKIPSPASLAPAEGLAPAAILALFFQALIKLAAAGVKAREGRGVGVARHLRRAAELLDLVTLRVAPREELWGLNLTELRHFSVKWRSIPLPPLVGREQPVLVVWPEQLRLRDLPLEGTPE